Part of the Crossiella cryophila genome, GGCTCCCGCAGGTCGTGCTTTGCCAGGTCGACCCGGAAGTCCATGGTGGAGGCGGTGTCGGCGATGAAGTCGAGCACCTCGTCGGAGATGTCCGCGACCGCCAGCCGGGACACCAGCGAGACACCCAGCGCCTGCTCGACCACCGCGATCGCGATGGAGATCTGGTCGTCGTCACCGACCAGCAGCACTGAGGACCCGGGCAGCACTCCCGCCCTGATCAGCGCCAGCACCCGGCGCACCTTGGTCTCGGCGGTGCAGTGCGACTGGTCCAGCGCCAGATCCGCCCCCGGCCCGGCCGCGGAGATCCGCCGCAACTGCTCGACGGCCTCCTGCAACGCCCGCGGGATCGGGATCTCCAGCCCGCCGCAGCGCGAGCAGTCGGTGTCCAGGTCCAGCCCGAGCCCGAGGTGCGCGATCAGCTCCAGCCCGTCCTCGGTCAGCCGGGACGGCCGCTGCTCGCCCAGCAACCCGTGCCGCCGCAGCTCATTGCCCACCGCGGCCACGATCGGCACCGGCAACCCGGTATGCCTGCTCACATCCCTGGTGGAGGCGGGTCCGATCTGCCGGAACGCGCGGACCACGGCCCGCACCCCGGCGGGCCCTTCCTGAAGCCGGACCGCCTCGGCGATCTCGGCCAGCACCTCGTTGCCGTGCGTGCTCACAATGGGTCGCCACCCGCGCTGATCTGCATGATTGGCCGAGTATAACTAGGCCATCAGCGTGGGTTGCGGCACAGCTCCAGCACCGAGTCCTCGCCCTTGGCACACGGCAGGTAGCTGGCCGCGCGCAGCTTCTCCCGAGCCGAATCCGAGCCGAGGTGCCGGAGCAGGTGGCCGAGGATGGAGGAGCTGGCCGGGGTGCCGTTGGTGTAGAGGTACTCCACCGTCCAGAACGGGTAGCTGGTGTCCTGCTTCGGGTCGATGTGCTCGTAGATCGGCTCCTTGCCGCCCAGCCGGACCCGGACCAGCTTCGGGTACTTCGCCCGGTCCGCGGCGGTCTGGGCCTCGGCGTAGCCGATCGCGCCGTCCACCGCGTTCACCCGGTCCAGCAGTTCGCTGGTGCGGGCGCGTTCGCAGCGGGTCCAGGGCACGCCGGGGTTGCGGTCGTTGGTCTCGCAGAACTGGGAGGTCAGGCTGGGGGAGAGGCGGTCCTCGGGGAAGCCCAGCACGTACTTCTCGAAGGTGGTGCGGCTGCCGGAGGAGCCGGTGCGGCTGACGATCCGGATCGGCAGGCTGACCCCGGCCCTGACCTGGCCCCAGTTGGTGAACTCGCCGGAGTAGATCTTGCGCAGCTGGTCCAGGGTCAGGTCGGTGATGCCCTGTTTGGACACCTCCTCGTTGACCACCACGCTGAACACGATGGCGGCCAGCGGTTTCGGCTTCAGCTCGGGCGCCACGTCCCCGGCGTGCCCGTCGGAGATGGTGGCCAGCCGCTCGGTCGGCCCGGCCGCCTGGAGCTGTTGCAGGCCCTCCAGGCTGCTGTTGGGCTCCAACTTGATCTCGGTGCCGGCGCAGTCGGCCAGGTGGCCCTTGGTGATCTCCTCGGCGATCGGCGCGAACGCGGTGGACCCGATCACCCGGACCTGCCCGTCGCCCCCGCAGTCCTCCGGCGCCGTCCTGGTGGAGACGATCAGCACCACCAGCACCATCGGCGTCAGCGCGCCCGCCACCCAGCGCAACACCCGCTGCCGGGTCACCCGCCGCTGCGCCGCCTCGTCCTGGATCAGCCCGCCGTGCAACTGCCCCCGGCTCTGCCGCACGCCCTTCTCGGTGCCGGAGAGCAGCACCGCGAACTTGAACCGCTCCCGCCGGTTCAGGTGCACCTTGGGCAGGGTGACCTCGTTGCCGGCGTGCTCCAGCTCGGTGCTGAACCGCTCCTTGATGTCATCGGATGCCTCGGAGACCTTGACCGCCACCACCTCGCGCGCGCCGAAGGTGAAGCGCAACCGGTTGACGTACTCCGGCTCGGCCACATCGGTGCTGCCGGAGTTGCGGATGGCCAGGATCACCATGCTCGGCTGATCCACCTTGCGCCCGAGGAAGAAGTGCTCCAGCTCGCCGAACTCCCCCGGCAGGCTCAGGTTCAGCCCGGAGTCGAACACCACCCGCCAGGCCAGCCGGTTCCGCTCGAACAGGTACCGGTCCACCACCAGCCAGACCACCACCACGGTCAACCCGGCGACCAGCACCCACAACCCGGTCTCACTGGTGAGCGCGCCACCCAGCAGATCCAGCATCCCCAACACGGTGCCGAAGAATCCGGCCATGCCCGCCCCCTCGGCAGCTCGGCTGGCCAACGGTGGCAGGCGCGCGGGGGGTGGGGGACGGGGGTTACGGAAGCGGGATGGCTTCGCTACGTGGGTGGCCGGGGGTTGAACGCCGGTGAAACTCAGCGCGCGATGGCGGCGGCGTCCCGGTCCGGCTGGATCAGCAGCCAGGCCGCCACCCCGCCGAGCACCGCGCAGCCGCCGAAGAGCTGGAACGCCTGGCTGAACCCGGCCGCGGGCGATTCCGCCGCGCCCACCAGCACGCCGGTCAGCCAGGGCCCGAGCAGGCCGGCGAGGCTGTAGACGGCGACCAGGAAGCCGACTGTGCTGGCCTGTTGGCCTGCCGGGGCGATGTGTGAGACGGCCGCGGTGGCCAGTGGGAAGACGGCCACCCCGATGCCGTAGCCGAGGACCACCACGGTGAGGGCGAGATATCTGTTGTCCAGCAACGGGACCAGCATCAGCAGGCCGCCGCCGACGAGCAGGCCGACGGCGCTGAAGATGCCGCGGGTGAGGCGGCTGGAGGCGCCGCGGCTGAGCAGGCGGTCGCTGATCGCGGAGATGCCGACCATGACGATGATCGAGGAGATGCTGGGCAGGCCGAACATCACGCCCGCCTGGACGCGGCTGAAGCCGAGTGCCTTCTCCAGGTAGGAGGGCAGCCAGGTGAGCAGCATGGAGACCAGGGCGTACATCGGGAAGGCGGCCAGCACGCAGCCGATGAAGGTGCGGGAGAGGCCGATCCGGCGGAACGGCACCACCTTCCGCCTGCCCTCCACCCGCAGCGGTCCGTCCCCGCCGACGAAGAACCAGGCCACTGACCAGACCACGCCCAGCAGGATCAGCGTCACGAACGCCGCCCGCCAGCCGTAGCCGACGATGATGAAGGTCAGCACCGGCGCCACCGCGATCTTGGCGATCGAGGACCCGGCAGTGATCCACGCCCCGGGCAGCGCCCGCTTCTCCTTGGGGAACCAGGTGAACGCGCTCGCCGCGGCCATCGCGGTGGCCGGGCCCTCGGCCGCGCCCAGGGCGATCCGGCTGATCAGCAGCGAGGTACCGGTGGCCGAGAGCAGCACCGGCAGCTGGGTCAGCGACCAGGCGATGGCCAGCCCGATCAGCACCCACTGCGCCCGCACCCGGTCGGCCAGGAACCCGACCAGCACCCCGGTCACGCTGAACAGGAGGAAGAACGAGCTGCCGATGAAGCCCAGCTCGGCTGGGGAGATCCGCAGCTCCGCCATCAACGGCTCGGCCGCCAGGCCCAGGATGGACTTGTCCGCCCAGTTGATGACGATGAAGATCACCAGCATCCCGGTGACCGTCCACGCCCGCACCGGATCCGGCGCGACCACCCCTGCCCGATCCGTCACCGTCATGACGTTGATCACACCCGCTGGACCCGGGGGCGACAAGCACCCGAACGGGCCGAGCGCGGCAACTTCCGGACAGGTCCGGGGCGGTTCAGACCCTGGCGATGGCGGCCGCGACCACCGGCGCCATCCGGTTCAGTTCTTTGTGCACCGCCTGCTCCGACCGGCTGCGCAGCGCCGTGGCGACCGCGATGTCCCCCTTGGCCGTCAGCAGCAGGCAGGAACCGAAGCCCTGTTCCTCCTGCCACCCGCACGCCGCGTGCTGCGCGTCCACACCGGGCAGCGCGGGCAACCGCACTTCCCCGGTGATGGTGAAGGTCAGCTGGGAGTCCCGATAGGCGCCGCAGCCGAGCTGCTGCTTCGCCTGGGCGATGGCCTCGGCCGCCCGGCCGTCGCGGTGGTGCACGACGAACTGTTCCAGCACGATGATCTTTGACTCGGGATCGGTCGCCTGCCACTCGACCCTGGCGATGTGGTCGATGCGCTGGTCTGCCTGGGTGCGATCACAGGAGTGGACCAGGGCGTTCTTGCGGTTCTCCGACTCGATGAACGGCTGGAAAACGACGTCTTCCCGGTAGCCGGCCTTCGCCATATCCGCTGCGGTGGGCACCGCGCGGGCCAGCCGGAGTATCGGGGACTCGGCGAGGCCGGTGGGCGCCGGGGCCGGTGGTGGGGTGGTGCAGGCGGTGCCGGATAGGACGGCGGCGAGCAGCACGAAGACGAGCGCGTGAGTACGACGCATGTGGAAGTTCCCCCCTGGAACGTGAAGCACGAACGGTAAGCGGTGGGGCTGACCAGGGGCAAGAGGTCTACCCGGGTGGGTGGCTGGGCGGCCTGCCTGACGGTCGGGGACGCCCTGGGCATGGCGCACAGTGATCGGTTGGGTACGGAGCACTATCTTTCGGGGACTCTTGGCGACTTCCGAGGAGATTCATGACCGCCGCCGTACCCCGGACGCTGCCCGTTGGCGCCGCGTTCGATCGCATGCCCTTCACCCGGCGGCACTGGTTGATCGGGTTGGCCCTGTTCACCGCGTTCGTGATCGACTCGTGGGAGCTGGTCGCGCTGGTCTACGTGCAGGCGGATCTGGCCGCCTCGCTGGGGATCGACGCGGCGACGGTGGGGCTGGTGTTGTCGGCGTTGTCCTTCGGGATGATCCCGGGAGCCCTGTTGTGGGGGCCGGTGGCGGACCGGATCGGGCGGCGGCCGGCGTGCTTCTGGTCGATGGTGGCCTACAGCGTGCTGGCCATCGCCTCGGCGTTCGCGCCGGACGCCACCGTGCTGATCGCGCTGCGGGTGGTCTCCGGGTTCGCGCTGGCCGGGGTGTACACGATCACGTTCCCGTACTTCCTCGAACTGGTGCCGACCCGGGTTCGCGGGCGGGCCGCGGTGTACCTGTCCATGGGGTGGCCGATCGGGCTGCTCTGCGCGATCGGGGCCTCCAGTGTGATCAGGGACTGGAGCTGGCAGATCATGCTCGCCGGGGCGGCGGCCGGTGGCTGGGCGTTCGTGCTGCGGGCGGTGGTGCCGGAGTCGCCGTACTGGCTGGTCGCCAAGGGCCGCCAGGAGGAGGCGCGGGTGGTGTTGCGCGGGCTGGCCAGTCCGGACGCCGAGGCCACGCTCACCGGCAGCGGTGGGCGGATCGGCAACCCGCTGGAGCTGTTCCGGGGTGGGCTGGCCCGGATCGCGATCCCGGCGCTGCTGGTCAACTTCGTCTTCAGCTGGGGTTACTGGGGGCTGCAGAACTGGCTGCCGACGCTGCTGGCCCAGCAGGGGCTGACCCTGGACGCCTCGCTGGCCTTCGCCGCGCTGAGCGCACTGATGATGATCCCCGGCTACCTCAGCGCCTCGGTGCTGACCGCGCGGTTCGGCCGGAAGAAGGTCTTCCTGCTGTACGTGCTGGCCGCCTGTGCGGGCGGGTTCCTGTTCGGCACGGCCGACTCGCTGACCCAGCTCTACCTCGGCAACTTCACCCTGGCCTTCTTCAGCCTGGGCGCCTGGGGCGTGTGGAACACCTGGAACGGCGAGTTCTACCCGACCGCCAGCCGGGGCACCGGGGCCGCCTACTCGGTGGCCATGCAGCTCATCGCGAGCACCGCCGCGCCGGCCGCGATCGGGCTGCTACTGGGTCAGGCCAGCGGTTTCGCTGTGATCATGCTCGTCATCAACGCCTTCCTGGTGGCCACCGTGCTGCTCGCGCTGCCGCTGCCGGAGACCGAGGGACGCACCCTCACCTGAGCCGATTCTCTAGGGAATTCCTTGAACCAGGGGTGTCAATCGGACAGATTTCCCCCACGGAGCCCCAGATGTGTTTACAGTGACAACCGTAGGCCGGGCGGGATCGTCGTGGGCGGGCCTAACCCCCAGGGGTCTGGCCCACGGCCATCGACCACCGGCCTACGCTATTTCCGGCCAACGGCCCGGTTGTGTGACTCAGGTCACGCGGCCGGGCCGTTCGTCGTTGGCGCCCCTGAGTGCGCTGAACCGATCCGACGGCACCCCCGTTAACCGGGACAAACCCACTCTCGGGGGTGCCCCGTGCGAGAAACCGCCCACCGTCGCACACGACTCCTGCTGCTCGGCCTGCTCGGCGTGCTCACCGCCACCGGCGGCGCGGTGCTGTTCGACCGGCCTGCCGAACCAGCTCCGCCGCTGATCGCCAGCCCGATCCTGGTCGTGCCGGTCCGGCTGACCCAGGCCCCGGAGCCGGTCTACGCCGTCCCGCCCGAACCGCCGCCGGTGGTCAACTCGGCCACCCGGGTGCCCAGGCCGGTGGCCCGCCCGGCCAGGCCCACGCCGGTCCGCCCCAGCCCGCCGCCCGCGCCACCGCCGCCACCACCCGCCGCACCGCCCTCGGCCCAGCCGCCGCCGCCCGTCTTCGACCTGTGCGACTACTTCCGGTACTGGCTGCCCAGGCTGTGCCGGGGCCGTTGAGCCGGGGCTACGCAGATCTGCGTAGCCGGGTTCACCGCCTCAACGGACGACCGGGAGGCCGCGCCCGCCGAGCATGGTCGCTGACCACACCAGGCGGGCGAGGGAGCACCGATGACCACCCAGGAAGCGATCAGGCCGAGGAACACGCCGGTGCGTGGCGCCGGGCGGGAGAAGCTGCTGCCGCGGCGGACCCGCAAGGCCGTGCTGGTGGCGCACCTGGTCGGCGCGGGCGGCTGGATCGGCCTCGACGTGGTGCTCGCGGTGCTGGTGTTCACCGCGGCGGGCACCTCGGAGGTCGCCCTGGCCGCGCTCTGCTACCAGGCGCTGGAGCTGCTGGTCTGGCCGATGCTGAGCCTGGCGGTGCTGTGCCTGGTCAGCGGCGTGGTGCTGGGGCTGGGCAGCAAGTACGGGCTGGTCCGGTACTGGTGGGTGACGGTGAAGCTGGTGCTCAACCTCGCGCTGCTGGCGCTGGTGGCCTTCGCGCTGCGGTCCGGGGTCACCGAGGCCGCCGAGTACGGCCGCCAGCTGGCCGCGGGCCAGGTCGGACCGCGGGGGCCGGGGGATCTGATCTACCCGCCGATCGTGTCCACCACCGCGCTGCTGTTCGCCACGGTGATCTCGGTGTACAAGCCGTGGGGCAGGCTGCGGAAGAGGTGAGCCGGAGAGGGGAGGGCCGCGTTGGCAGACGCGGCCCTCCGTGGCTTCACCGGCCCTGCAGGGACTTCACGTTGTTGCCGAAGGTCCAGTTCTTCGAGCCGTCCCAGTTGATCGACCAGGTCATCAGGCCCTTCAACCGGTTGGTGTAGGTGCGCCAGGCCTGGCCGACCAGCGCGGTGGACATGTACCCGCCGCCCGCGCCCGGCTGGGCCGGCAGACCGGGCACCTGCTTGTCGTAGGGCACCCGGATGGTGGTGCCCTGGATGACCAGGCCCTTGTCCAGGCAGTCGGTCTGCTTGGTGAAGCCCAGCACCGTGCCCGCCTGGTAGGAATCGCCGGCGCAGCCGTACATGCTGCCGTTGTAGTACTGCATGTTCAGCCACCACAGCCTGCCGTTGTCCGCGTACTTCTTCACGATCGGCAGGTAGGCGCCCCAGATCGAGCCGTAGGCCACGCTGCCGCCGGTGACGTAGGCGGTCTCCGGGGCCATGGTGAGGCCGAAGTTCGACGGCATCGCGGCCAGCACGCCGTCGATGATCCGGATCAGGTTGGCCTGCGAGGTGGAGGGCTGGTTGATGTTGCCGCTGCCCACCAGGCCGGTCTCGATGTCGATGTCGATGCCGTCGAAGTTGTACTTCTTCAGGATCGGCACCACGGTCGCGACGAACTTGTCGGCCACCGCGCGGGAGCTGAGATCGATGCCGGCGGTCGCGCCGCCGATGGACATCAGGATGGTCAGCCCGGCCGCCTTGGCCGCGCACATCTCCGCCGGGGTGGCGACCTTGACGGTCGCGTCCATCCCGTCCTCCCACAGCACGGTGCCGTCCGAGCGGATCACCGGGAAGGCCGCGTTGATCACGTTGTAGCCGTGCTCCCTGATCCGCGGATCGGTGATCGGCGTCCAGCCGAACGGCGGGTGCACGCCGTTGACCGCACCGTCCCAGTTCTCCCAGTACCCGTGCAGGACCTTGCCCGCGGGCTTGGACTTCACCGCGCAGGTCTCCGCCTGTGCGCTCGCGGGGGCCGCGCTCACCGGCGCGGCGAGCACCGAAGCGGCGCACAGCACCGCGGTCGCCAGTCCCAGCAGTCGTGACATGCCACCCATAACCAACCCCTCATCCCGCGGCTGGCCCCGGCGGCAAGGACACTCCGCGCACGATCTACCCATCGCGCCTGGTGCGCCCCTCCATTCGACCAAACCTCGGTGGACTAGACCACCTACTTCCGGGGGCGAACCTGGCGTGCTCGCGGGCGCCCCGATCCCCGGGTGGTTCAGCCGGGTTGCCCGCGCCGGGCAACCGAGTTGCCCGGGTTGCCGGTTCATGTGACGCCTCGGGCAACCGGAATACGTTGCGGTGCATGGAAATCAGGACGGCGGAACCTCTCGGTGGCACCCGCCGGTGGTGGACCTTGCCGGTGGTGAGCGCGGCCCAGCTGCTGGTGGTGCTGGACGGGACGATCGTGAACATCGCGCTGCCCTCGGCGCAGCAGGCACTCGGGATGTCCGATGGCAGCAGGCATTGGGCGATCACCGCCTACGCGCTGGCCTTCGGCGGGTTGCTGTTGGTCGGCGGCCGGATCAGCGGCGCGCTCGGCCACCGGCGGGCCTTCGCACTCGGGCTGACCGGGTTCGCGGCGGCCTCCGCGCTGGGTGGGATGGCCGAGGTGCCGGGCACGTTGTTCGCGGCGCGGGCCTTGCAAGGGGTGTTCGCGGCACTGCTGGCGCCCGCGGGACTGGCGTTGCTGGCCGAGACCTTCACCGAGGGCCGGGAGCGCGGGCGGGCCTTCGGGGTGTTCGCGGCGGTGGGCGCGGCCGGGTCGGCGGTCGGGCTGATCGCGGGCGGCCTGCTGACCGAGTACGCGAGCTGGCGCTGGTGCCTCTACATCAACATCCCGGTCGCGCTGCTGGCCCTGCTGGGCACGGTGTTCGTGCCGCGAAGCCTGCCGGTGCGCGGCGGTCGGCTGGACCTGACCACCGCGCTGCTGGGCACCGGCGGGTTCACCGGGGTGGTCTACGGCTGCGCGGAGGCAGAGTCCCGGGGCTGGGGATCGCCGGTGGTGCTCGGGTTGCTGGCCGGTGGGGTGGTCCTGCTGGTGGCGTTCGTGTTGGCACAGCGGCGATTGCTCTGGCACCGGGAGCGTGGCGGCGCGTTCCTGGCGATCACCCTGATGTTCCTGGGGATGTTCGGGTTCTTCCTGTTCATGACCTACTACACGCAGACCGTGCTGGGGTACTCGCCGGTGCGGGCCGGGCTGACGCTGATCGTCAACGCGCTGGCCGCGCTGGCCGGGTCCACCTTCATCGCCGGGCGGCTGCACGGGCGGGTCCGGCCCGCGCTGCTGATCCAGGGCGGACTGCTGGCCGCGGCGGCCGGGATGTTCGTGCTGACCCGGCTCACCCCGGACAGCACCGACATCCTGCCGCTGTACCTGGTGCCCGCCATGGTGCTCACCGGTCTCGGCCTTGGCTGCGTGCTGCCGCCGACCGCGATGCTGGCCACCGCGGGTGCGGCGCCCGCCGACCTCGGCGCCGCCTCGGCCACCTACCACGCCGGTCAGCAGCTCGGCGCGGCCCTGGGCACCGCGCTGCTCAACACCCTCGGCATCAGCGCGGGCGCGCTCACCGCCTGCCTCGGCGTGCTGCTGCTCGCCGCGCTGCTGCACCTGTTCGTCAACCTGGAAGGACGACCCGCATGAACCACATCCCGGTCATCGACCTCGCGGCGCGGCACACCGCGGCCGGAAAAGCCTTGCTGGCCAAGGAGATCGGCGCGGCCTGCGCGACCTCGGGGTTCTACGTCATCGTCGGCCACGACGTGCCGAAGGAGCTGATCGACCGCATGATCGCGGTGACCAACGCCTTCTTCCGCCTGCCGGAGAGGGAAAAGGACCTGCCGTCCTTCCGGTCCGCCGGCGGCACCACCGCGCGCAGCATGGACCTGGAGAGCCCACCGGACCTGTGCGAGTCCTTCACCGCGCACGTCACCGGCGAGCTGCCCGAGTCCGAACGGGAACAGCTCGGCGACTACCGGGCGAGCTGGAAGCAGGCCAACACCTGGCCGCGTGATCCCAGTGACTTCAAGGAAACCTGGCATGAGTACCTGACCGCGCTGTCCGGACTGGCCGCCGAGTTGCTGCGATTGTCCGCGCTGGCACTGGGATTCGAGGAGGGGCACTTCGACGAGCGCTTCGACCGGCACGTCTCCGCGCTGGTGGCCAACTACTACTACCCGCAGCTCACCCCGCCGCTGCCCGGTCAGCTCCGGCGCGGCGCGCACACCGACTTCGGCTGCCTGACCGTGTTGTACCAGGAGGACGACCTCGGCGGTCTCCAGGTGTGGCAAGGGCAACAGTGGGTGGACGTGCGGGCGATCCCGGGCAGCTTCGTGGTCAACATCGGCGACCTGATGGCGTTGTGGACCGGCGGCGCGTGGCGGTCCACCCTGCACCGGGTGGTGAACCCGTTGCAGGGCAACACATCCTCCCGGCTCTCCGTCCCGTTCTTCTACCAGCCCAACCACGACGCGCCCGCGGAGAACGGCACCGCCGGACAGTGGATCACCCAGAAGATGGAGAAGCTGTTCCTGGGTGTGAATCTTGTGGCTGCGAGTACAGGGACTTCCGGGCACATTCCGGCAACCTTCGACTCGAATCCGGCCTGATCCGGTGGCCTGACCCGGCTGAGTCAGCACTATTCGGGGCACACCCACCCCCTCCCCTGGCGGATCCGCTCGTGCGGCGGACGCCTGCTTCCACCCTCCACAATGGACGGTGCTGCGGAGGCGGATGACCTGAGAGGCTGACGATGTCCGGCTGGTTGAGACGACTGTTCCCGCTGATGCTGGCGCTGATCGCGGTGGCGGCAGGGCTGCCAGCCACCGCGGCCGAACCGCTGGTCGCACGCACCGAGGCTGGGCTGGTGCGGGGACTGGCCGGCGGCCAGGTGCGGGAGTACCAGGGGATTCCGTTCGCCGAGCCGCCCGTTGGCGAGCTGCGCTGGGCCGCACCCCGCCCGGTCCGATCCTGGCGCGGGGTGCGGCCGGCCGTTGCGCCCGGTCCGCGGTGCGCGCAGACCGCCAGCGGGGAGGGCCCGGCCACCGCGGCCGAGGACTGCCTCTACCTCAACGTCACCGCCCCGGCCGGGCAGATCGGCCGCAAGCCGGTGCTGGTGTGGGTGCACGGCGGCGGGTTCATCTGGGGCGCGGGTTCCTCCTACCACGCGCAACGGCTGGCCGCGCAGGGCGATGTGGTGGTGGTGACGGTCAACTACCGGTTGGGCGCCTTCGGTTTCCTGGCCCACCCCGAACTCGGCGCCGCCGGTGGCGCGTTCGGCCTGCAGGACCAGGTGGCCGCGCTGCAGTGGGTGCGGCGCAACATCGGTGGCTTCGGCGGCGACCCCGGCAACGTGACCCTGCTCGGCGAGTCCGCGGGCGCGTTCAGCATCTGCGCGCTGCTCACCGTGCCCGCCACCAAACCGCTGATCGACCGGGCCATCGTGCAGAGCGGCTCCTGCTCGGTGCACCTGCCGCGCAACGGCACCTTCCCCGGCTCCGGCGAGTACCGGCTGCTCGTGCCCAGGGCCCAGCTCGAAGCACTGGGTGTGGACGCGGCGAGCACGCTGAACTGCCCTGATCTGGCCTGCCTGCGCCGGGTGGACGCGCAGCGGTGGCTGGACACCGGGCTGATCAACCACTTCTCCCAGGCCGGGTTCCACACCGATCTGCTGCCGGAGGACCCGGCCGCGGTGCTGCACGCCGGCCGCGCGCACCAGGTGCCGATGATCATGGGCTTCACCAGGGACGAGCTGCGGCTGCACACCGGCAGCGCGCTGGTCGGCGGGGCCAGCTACGACTACGAGCACCTGATGCGGGACAGCTTCGGGCCGCGGGCCAAGGAGATCGGCGCGGCCTACCCGCTGACCGGCTCGGACAAGTACACCTCGGCGCTGGCCTGGTCCGCGGTGAGCACCGACGCCGGCTGGGCCTGCCCGACGCTGGCCGACGCGCAGGCGTTCAACCGCGGCCAGGCCCCGGTCTACACCTACGTCTTCGCCGACCGGGACGCGCCCAACCTCGGCTACCAGGCGCCAGCGGACTTCCCGCTCGGCGCGTACCACGGCTCCGAACTCCAGTACCTGTTCTGGGACGCCCCGGCGGAGCCGGGCAGGCTCGGCCTGGCAGGCGACCTGATCCGGCACTGGGCGCAGTTCGCCCGGCACGGCGATCCCAACCTGGCCGGTGCGCCGGGCTGGCCGCGCTTCGACGGCGTCAACGCGCAGTCCTTCAGCCCGAGGGACACCGGATCGGTCAACGCGGGCGCCCAGCACCACTGCCGCCTCTGGACCGCGCGCTGACCACGTCCGTGCCCGGGAGCGCACACCGGGCACGGACGGGGGCTCACTGCTCCCAGCGGCGCAGCACCAGCACGGCGTTGTGCCCGCCGAAGCCGAAGGAGTTGTTCATCGCGATCCGGATGTCGTGCCGCTGCGCGGTGTGCGCGACGAAGTTCATCTCCGGATCCAGTGGCCGGTCGCAGTTGATCGTGGGCGGGACGATGCCGTCCCGGATGGCCAGTCCGCACACGATCAACTCGACCGCGCCGCCCGCGCCGATCATGTGCCCGGTCATCGACTTGGTGGAGCTGACCGGGATCCGGGTGGCCCGCTCGCCCAGCACCTCGCGGATCGAGCGCACCTCCCTGGCATCGCCCAGCGGGGTGCTGGTGCCGTGCGCGTTGATGTAGTCGATCTCCGCGGGCGCCACGCCGGCGTCCCGCAGCGCCTCCCGCATGGCCGCCTTCGCCCCGGTGCCCTCCGGGTGCGGGGCGGTCCAGTGGTGCGCGTCCGAGGTGGCGCCGAACCCGGCCACCTCGGCCAGGATCGGCGCGCCACGCTCGATCGCGTGCTCGGCAGCCTCCAGCACCACCACGCCCGCGCCGGAACTCATCACGAAGCCGT contains:
- a CDS encoding MFS transporter, giving the protein MTVTDRAGVVAPDPVRAWTVTGMLVIFIVINWADKSILGLAAEPLMAELRISPAELGFIGSSFFLLFSVTGVLVGFLADRVRAQWVLIGLAIAWSLTQLPVLLSATGTSLLISRIALGAAEGPATAMAAASAFTWFPKEKRALPGAWITAGSSIAKIAVAPVLTFIIVGYGWRAAFVTLILLGVVWSVAWFFVGGDGPLRVEGRRKVVPFRRIGLSRTFIGCVLAAFPMYALVSMLLTWLPSYLEKALGFSRVQAGVMFGLPSISSIIVMVGISAISDRLLSRGASSRLTRGIFSAVGLLVGGGLLMLVPLLDNRYLALTVVVLGYGIGVAVFPLATAAVSHIAPAGQQASTVGFLVAVYSLAGLLGPWLTGVLVGAAESPAAGFSQAFQLFGGCAVLGGVAAWLLIQPDRDAAAIAR
- a CDS encoding bis-aminopropyl spermidine synthase family protein, whose product is MSTHGNEVLAEIAEAVRLQEGPAGVRAVVRAFRQIGPASTRDVSRHTGLPVPIVAAVGNELRRHGLLGEQRPSRLTEDGLELIAHLGLGLDLDTDCSRCGGLEIPIPRALQEAVEQLRRISAAGPGADLALDQSHCTAETKVRRVLALIRAGVLPGSSVLLVGDDDQISIAIAVVEQALGVSLVSRLAVADISDEVLDFIADTASTMDFRVDLAKHDLREPLPQRLAGQFDAAMTDPPYTAEGARLFLSRAVEGLRPGPAQSIFFSFGAKGPDEMLAVQKEILGLNLVTHSLIRNFNEYQGSGILGGTGFFQHLLTTEGTASAVSGAYQGPLYTREKRSRQREYECGNCAAKFPVGAGAEWNSVADLRAAGCPKCGKGPFRPLQLIGESS
- a CDS encoding chitinase, producing MSRLLGLATAVLCAASVLAAPVSAAPASAQAETCAVKSKPAGKVLHGYWENWDGAVNGVHPPFGWTPITDPRIREHGYNVINAAFPVIRSDGTVLWEDGMDATVKVATPAEMCAAKAAGLTILMSIGGATAGIDLSSRAVADKFVATVVPILKKYNFDGIDIDIETGLVGSGNINQPSTSQANLIRIIDGVLAAMPSNFGLTMAPETAYVTGGSVAYGSIWGAYLPIVKKYADNGRLWWLNMQYYNGSMYGCAGDSYQAGTVLGFTKQTDCLDKGLVIQGTTIRVPYDKQVPGLPAQPGAGGGYMSTALVGQAWRTYTNRLKGLMTWSINWDGSKNWTFGNNVKSLQGR
- a CDS encoding MFS transporter; its protein translation is MTAAVPRTLPVGAAFDRMPFTRRHWLIGLALFTAFVIDSWELVALVYVQADLAASLGIDAATVGLVLSALSFGMIPGALLWGPVADRIGRRPACFWSMVAYSVLAIASAFAPDATVLIALRVVSGFALAGVYTITFPYFLELVPTRVRGRAAVYLSMGWPIGLLCAIGASSVIRDWSWQIMLAGAAAGGWAFVLRAVVPESPYWLVAKGRQEEARVVLRGLASPDAEATLTGSGGRIGNPLELFRGGLARIAIPALLVNFVFSWGYWGLQNWLPTLLAQQGLTLDASLAFAALSALMMIPGYLSASVLTARFGRKKVFLLYVLAACAGGFLFGTADSLTQLYLGNFTLAFFSLGAWGVWNTWNGEFYPTASRGTGAAYSVAMQLIASTAAPAAIGLLLGQASGFAVIMLVINAFLVATVLLALPLPETEGRTLT
- a CDS encoding MFS transporter — its product is MEIRTAEPLGGTRRWWTLPVVSAAQLLVVLDGTIVNIALPSAQQALGMSDGSRHWAITAYALAFGGLLLVGGRISGALGHRRAFALGLTGFAAASALGGMAEVPGTLFAARALQGVFAALLAPAGLALLAETFTEGRERGRAFGVFAAVGAAGSAVGLIAGGLLTEYASWRWCLYINIPVALLALLGTVFVPRSLPVRGGRLDLTTALLGTGGFTGVVYGCAEAESRGWGSPVVLGLLAGGVVLLVAFVLAQRRLLWHRERGGAFLAITLMFLGMFGFFLFMTYYTQTVLGYSPVRAGLTLIVNALAALAGSTFIAGRLHGRVRPALLIQGGLLAAAAGMFVLTRLTPDSTDILPLYLVPAMVLTGLGLGCVLPPTAMLATAGAAPADLGAASATYHAGQQLGAALGTALLNTLGISAGALTACLGVLLLAALLHLFVNLEGRPA
- a CDS encoding substrate-binding domain-containing protein, which produces MAGFFGTVLGMLDLLGGALTSETGLWVLVAGLTVVVVWLVVDRYLFERNRLAWRVVFDSGLNLSLPGEFGELEHFFLGRKVDQPSMVILAIRNSGSTDVAEPEYVNRLRFTFGAREVVAVKVSEASDDIKERFSTELEHAGNEVTLPKVHLNRRERFKFAVLLSGTEKGVRQSRGQLHGGLIQDEAAQRRVTRQRVLRWVAGALTPMVLVVLIVSTRTAPEDCGGDGQVRVIGSTAFAPIAEEITKGHLADCAGTEIKLEPNSSLEGLQQLQAAGPTERLATISDGHAGDVAPELKPKPLAAIVFSVVVNEEVSKQGITDLTLDQLRKIYSGEFTNWGQVRAGVSLPIRIVSRTGSSGSRTTFEKYVLGFPEDRLSPSLTSQFCETNDRNPGVPWTRCERARTSELLDRVNAVDGAIGYAEAQTAADRAKYPKLVRVRLGGKEPIYEHIDPKQDTSYPFWTVEYLYTNGTPASSSILGHLLRHLGSDSAREKLRAASYLPCAKGEDSVLELCRNPR